The following coding sequences lie in one Anoplolepis gracilipes chromosome 4, ASM4749672v1, whole genome shotgun sequence genomic window:
- the LOC140665387 gene encoding protein-lysine N-methyltransferase EEF2KMT isoform X2 produces the protein MDSDTRRDISIVKYITKQPYDENEDYIFDLNMQKQVLDSTINSNLIKRYPMKTSYQKAFLKLFMAKIEASGNDIHDDLYTAYCRLISLQDEESVHYRHFLVENATLSCITLKESTNLISKGTTGLCSWQAAVVLSDWCAENIEKFHGKNILELGCGVGLTGMSIISICSPKQYIFSDCHPTVLDMLCENVKLNFLLNKQHKLSNMCDTSLRLKLQLKYEQTDIQIIDLKWQDINKYVAEGFSQPDIIIAADILYESDSFNSLTIGLKNLLTSINYAVFAATVRNEDTISQFLEYLGNHNLAFEECILPKWTVLIQSINSPVRILKIFRKT, from the exons aTGGATAGCGATACGCGACGCGACATTTCtatcgtgaaatatataacgaAACAG ccTTATGATGAAAATGAGGATTATATCTTCGATTTAAATATGCAGAAGCAAGTCTTAGATAGCACAATAAATAGCAATTTGATTAAGCGATACCCGATGAAAACGTCATATCAGaaagcatttttaaaattgtttatggCAAag ATAGAAGCAAGCGGCAATGATATCCATGATGATTTATACACGGCATATTGTAGATTAATATCATTGCAAGATGAAGAGTCTGTGCATTACCGCCACtttttagtagaaaatgcaacATTAAGTTGCATCACATTGAAGGAGAGTACAAATCTGATTTCGAAAGGAACTACAGGTTTATGTAGTTGGCAG GCTGCTGTAGTTCTAAGTGATTGGTGCgcagaaaatatagaaaaatttcatggaaaaaatatattagaactTGGATGTGGAGTTGGATTGACCGGTATGAGCATTATTAGTATATGCTCtccaaaacaatatattttctccgATTGTCATCCAACAGTACTAGATATGCTTTGTGAAAATGTAAAACTTAATTTCTTGTTGAATAAACAACATAAACTATCAAACATGTGCGACACATCATTAAgactaaaattacaattaaaatacgaACAAActgatattcaaataatagaCTTGAAATGGCaggatattaataaatatgtagcaGAGGGTTTCTCGCAGCCTGACATAATTATTGCTGCTGATATTCTCTACGAAAGCGATTCGTTTAATTCATTGACAATAGGATTAAAGAATCTTTTAACATCAATTAATTACGCTGTATTTGCTGCGACAGTTCGCAATGAGGACACTATTTCGCAGTTTTTGGAATATttag GAAATCACAATCTTGCTTTTGAAGAATGTATCTTACCGAAATGGACTGTATTGATACAATCGATTAATTCGCCTGTTCGAATATTGAAGATTTTTCGGAAAACTTGA
- the LOC140665387 gene encoding protein-lysine N-methyltransferase EEF2KMT isoform X1, whose product MDSDTRRDISIVKYITKQVICCTAINKINFIPYDENEDYIFDLNMQKQVLDSTINSNLIKRYPMKTSYQKAFLKLFMAKIEASGNDIHDDLYTAYCRLISLQDEESVHYRHFLVENATLSCITLKESTNLISKGTTGLCSWQAAVVLSDWCAENIEKFHGKNILELGCGVGLTGMSIISICSPKQYIFSDCHPTVLDMLCENVKLNFLLNKQHKLSNMCDTSLRLKLQLKYEQTDIQIIDLKWQDINKYVAEGFSQPDIIIAADILYESDSFNSLTIGLKNLLTSINYAVFAATVRNEDTISQFLEYLGNHNLAFEECILPKWTVLIQSINSPVRILKIFRKT is encoded by the exons aTGGATAGCGATACGCGACGCGACATTTCtatcgtgaaatatataacgaAACAGGTTATTTGTTGTAccgcgataaataaaattaattttata ccTTATGATGAAAATGAGGATTATATCTTCGATTTAAATATGCAGAAGCAAGTCTTAGATAGCACAATAAATAGCAATTTGATTAAGCGATACCCGATGAAAACGTCATATCAGaaagcatttttaaaattgtttatggCAAag ATAGAAGCAAGCGGCAATGATATCCATGATGATTTATACACGGCATATTGTAGATTAATATCATTGCAAGATGAAGAGTCTGTGCATTACCGCCACtttttagtagaaaatgcaacATTAAGTTGCATCACATTGAAGGAGAGTACAAATCTGATTTCGAAAGGAACTACAGGTTTATGTAGTTGGCAG GCTGCTGTAGTTCTAAGTGATTGGTGCgcagaaaatatagaaaaatttcatggaaaaaatatattagaactTGGATGTGGAGTTGGATTGACCGGTATGAGCATTATTAGTATATGCTCtccaaaacaatatattttctccgATTGTCATCCAACAGTACTAGATATGCTTTGTGAAAATGTAAAACTTAATTTCTTGTTGAATAAACAACATAAACTATCAAACATGTGCGACACATCATTAAgactaaaattacaattaaaatacgaACAAActgatattcaaataatagaCTTGAAATGGCaggatattaataaatatgtagcaGAGGGTTTCTCGCAGCCTGACATAATTATTGCTGCTGATATTCTCTACGAAAGCGATTCGTTTAATTCATTGACAATAGGATTAAAGAATCTTTTAACATCAATTAATTACGCTGTATTTGCTGCGACAGTTCGCAATGAGGACACTATTTCGCAGTTTTTGGAATATttag GAAATCACAATCTTGCTTTTGAAGAATGTATCTTACCGAAATGGACTGTATTGATACAATCGATTAATTCGCCTGTTCGAATATTGAAGATTTTTCGGAAAACTTGA